TGCCTTATGCCTGAAATGCAAGATGACTTTTTCTCAGGGAGTTACAAAGGGGCTTTAGGGATTATTTGGCAGCTAGAGCATTTTGTGGAATCTACCCTAATGTTGGTGCATATTTAtgggaaacaacttctttttgGCATTAGCAACAACATCACAATGACGGCCTCTTACATCACATATTTGTTGAGTTTGACAGTGGTTGAATATATATCGCATTTTTTGGGCACCCTTTTCGAGTCACATTGACCAAACATGATGCTTAGGGCTCATAtctttatttataaaaaagaaaaaaagaaacatatatacaataaataaatgaaaatccCTAGGAAGAAAACCTAAGAAAAAGTACCCATTaacataaaagcaaaaaaaaaaaaaaaagtgcagaatatttcttaaaaacatgttttattatGTAAATAGGGCGTCACGTTGTGAGTCATACAATTCACCATTTTTGGGGACTTTTCCAGAAAACCAACTCGTTGGGTGCCCTTGCAAGTTGCCATCATTTTAGGTCAATGAAGCACCATTGGGTTCCCCGAGTCCCATTTGTGGGTTGCACGTTAATATCAGCCCGCGGGCTAAAAGCCGATCCCCTGGTGGCGGTACGGCTGATTCATGGTTCGGTTCTTTTGTCGTAGCGGTCACTCTCAACCAAATTGTCAAAAGGCAACCCGAGTCCACTTGTCTCGTCTCGGCATAAACTCATCCGTGGGGCCTCCAAACGTAACGGTAATTGAATGCACACGCCAAATGCAGCGAAGAGTTTTGGGCATCGACTCACACCGCTTACGGCTCGAGCAGCCTGAACGACCCCTCGTCTATCGTCTCAAGGACCGGCTTCCACGTGTGCGCCTTCGAGCCGATACTAGTGAGAACCGGATCTGAACTCGCCGAATCGCTTGGCAATTGATTGATTCTTGAATAATCACCGGTCTGGCCCCACAGACTCGAGAACCGCGCCTGAACCGAGTCGGTTTCTTGCTGGTTGATGCTCGTGCATGACCGGTTCCGGTTCCATATGCTTGAGAAGCACGTGACGTGTGCCGACCCGGAGCTGCTGGTGGCCTGGTTGGCCGCGGCGGTGAGACGGGCCACGATGGCGGCGAGGTTCACGGGGGAGGTATCGGACTGGAAGGCGGAGAGAGgcaacaagaaataaagctGACCTGGCTGGAGAACGGCGTCCTGCCCAAGTGGGTGCGGATCGAACAACCTCAACTGTGCCGGCGAACAGACGAACTGCTTCGACTCGAGGCTGGCGACCTCCCGGACGGCGACGGGACCGGTGAAGTCCTCAACGAAGCCGTTGAGGTGGACGACGCGAACGCAGCGGAAGGTGCCGGAGTTGGTGGCCGGGGAGAGGGAGAAGCAGGAGGAGAAGCAGCCCATGACGACACTCCGGGTTCTTCTCATCAGACCACAAGGCACCGAGCTTTTATAAGATGAGTCTGAGCCGACAGGTGACGTTGGATGCCTACGACTTTGACATTTTCCTTGCTTGGTATTTTagatatttaaagttttaaataaatcagcaactatt
This window of the Nymphaea colorata isolate Beijing-Zhang1983 chromosome 2, ASM883128v2, whole genome shotgun sequence genome carries:
- the LOC116248581 gene encoding uncharacterized protein LOC116248581 codes for the protein MGCFSSCFSLSPATNSGTFRCVRVVHLNGFVEDFTGPVAVREVASLESKQFVCSPAQLRLFDPHPLGQDAVLQPGQLYFLLPLSAFQSDTSPVNLAAIVARLTAAANQATSSSGSAHVTCFSSIWNRNRSCTSINQQETDSVQARFSSLWGQTGDYSRINQLPSDSASSDPVLTSIGSKAHTWKPVLETIDEGSFRLLEP